A genomic segment from Thiohalorhabdus sp. Cl-TMA encodes:
- a CDS encoding AAA family ATPase — MGDLTIKLLGGLTVSHTGRPVTGLRALKARALLAYLAVERGQAHSRSHLGRLFWPDQEPAAARTSLRQALFQLRRVLESPGDTRLFVTDRETVRWNPEVALWLDMAAFLSPATGSGGALDPATESPAILEQRAALYRGPFLAEFPIPPPLEAFREWLEGQRTFLHRLALQLVGRLSRHYEAGGDLATALRYARRHVALDPGAEEGHRLVMRILARQGETNAALRQYERCRETLYADLGVLPEETTDALRDRILDGRVGSETGVPTLADCGEPVLAAERRQVTILACDYQPRGVMDPEERARLLGRLLERAASHVQGWGGHYLRPHGGTLLAYFGFPAAREEASRDALEAAMALREEPDAAEALRVGIHAETIITGTDHEVPDPAGLATEQAMEARNRAAPGEIVVTSRIRTLTSAAFRFEPLTGDLFRLEGRSARESGVEKRSPTPFVGRERELGTLWRHVRDTRAGREQLVLVRGEAGVGKTSLLEAVRRRLAAQGDFVIHELRCRSETHSVPFGPVTELLARRLGAGGKPDPAVAQRFLDTHLEELPNPDATRLLGRLLGQSDPDRAHRDPDPRRERLRIQETCLQIVTERAARQPVLILLEDLHWADSGTRDLVNRLPDAVRDLPVLVLASSRSGEEVTAPRDWTFLDLPPLDARTSRTLLTALESGTPLPDAVRTRILERAEGIPLFLEELIRTYRDTPAAAEGDSQIPATLQELLWARLEVLGPAKRIAQLAATLDREFSEEWLAAITTLDRASLAGHLRRLVEAGILEASPESRKMGYRFRHALFQQAAYEIQLHRDRRAAHRRIVEVLQERFPETARERPQLVARHAASGELPDTALEAWIQAGWRALDEAAHREALEHFAAAEALAERTPWDDTRKQRELSMHLGGGLASLALHGYGSAEADRSFRRALRLLRPGTDECSRFQILWGLWLGASSHSGYEEAKILSGHLLEIAERLQEPALRTTAHLAAGNTRFMTGAPEQALTHLDTAVAAYRPEDHDFLVRSFGENPAITGYAFRSWPQSLLGHTAAAAETMNVAIDRAREVDHPPTLAFVLTFAAMGAFFLRDGETAGEWAEEVLQLAERYRFRLWEASGSALYGWARVARGHADGMAPLERSLEGMRKAMSGAGTAFLALLGDAHLRLGNREPAIRAFEEAQATIGRVGDVFYKPEILRMRGRLAEDTPWRAGALFREAAALARAQGALLWELRAATELARLDGPENGARLAETLGRFPDGAAGPDVREARRLMADRVGSEP, encoded by the coding sequence ATGGGCGACCTCACCATCAAGCTGCTCGGCGGATTGACGGTCAGCCATACCGGACGGCCCGTAACCGGTCTGCGGGCGCTCAAGGCCCGCGCATTGCTGGCGTATCTGGCCGTTGAAAGGGGCCAAGCCCACTCCCGCAGCCACCTGGGCCGGCTGTTCTGGCCCGACCAGGAGCCGGCAGCCGCCCGCACGAGCCTGCGTCAGGCCCTGTTCCAGCTGCGCCGGGTGCTGGAGTCGCCGGGAGACACGCGCCTCTTCGTCACGGACCGGGAAACGGTCCGCTGGAACCCCGAGGTGGCGTTGTGGCTGGACATGGCCGCCTTCCTGTCCCCGGCCACCGGATCCGGCGGCGCACTCGACCCCGCGACGGAGAGTCCGGCGATCCTGGAGCAGCGGGCGGCCCTGTATCGGGGGCCGTTCCTGGCGGAATTTCCCATCCCTCCCCCCCTGGAGGCCTTCCGGGAATGGCTGGAGGGACAGCGCACCTTCCTGCACCGGCTGGCGCTGCAGCTGGTGGGCCGGCTGAGCCGTCACTACGAGGCGGGCGGCGACCTGGCCACCGCCCTGCGCTACGCCCGCCGCCACGTGGCGCTGGACCCCGGCGCGGAGGAAGGGCACCGCCTGGTCATGCGCATCCTGGCGCGACAGGGAGAGACCAACGCCGCCCTGCGCCAGTACGAGCGGTGCCGTGAAACCCTGTACGCGGATCTCGGCGTTCTCCCGGAGGAGACCACGGACGCCCTGCGGGACCGGATACTGGACGGCCGGGTGGGAAGCGAGACCGGCGTGCCGACCCTCGCGGATTGCGGCGAGCCGGTCCTCGCCGCCGAACGGCGCCAGGTGACCATCCTCGCCTGCGACTACCAGCCCCGCGGGGTGATGGACCCGGAAGAGCGGGCCCGCCTGCTGGGCCGCCTGCTGGAGCGGGCCGCGAGCCACGTGCAGGGGTGGGGCGGCCACTACCTGCGTCCCCACGGCGGCACCCTGCTGGCCTATTTCGGCTTCCCCGCCGCCCGGGAGGAGGCCTCCCGGGACGCCCTGGAGGCCGCCATGGCCCTGCGGGAAGAGCCGGATGCCGCGGAGGCCCTGCGTGTGGGCATCCACGCGGAGACCATTATTACCGGAACGGACCACGAGGTGCCCGACCCCGCCGGCCTCGCCACCGAGCAGGCCATGGAAGCCCGCAATCGGGCCGCGCCCGGGGAGATCGTGGTGACATCCCGGATCCGGACGCTAACCTCAGCGGCCTTCCGCTTCGAGCCCCTGACGGGGGACCTGTTCCGCCTCGAAGGCCGGAGCGCCCGGGAATCGGGCGTCGAGAAGCGGTCGCCGACTCCCTTCGTGGGCCGGGAGCGGGAGCTCGGCACGCTCTGGCGCCATGTCCGGGACACCCGGGCGGGGCGGGAGCAGCTGGTGCTGGTGCGCGGCGAGGCGGGGGTAGGCAAGACGAGCCTCCTGGAGGCAGTTCGCAGACGGCTGGCGGCCCAGGGCGATTTCGTGATCCACGAGCTCCGCTGCCGCAGCGAAACGCATTCCGTTCCCTTCGGTCCGGTAACGGAGCTCCTGGCCCGGCGCCTCGGCGCCGGCGGGAAACCGGACCCGGCAGTCGCGCAACGGTTCCTGGATACCCACCTGGAAGAGCTGCCGAATCCCGATGCCACCCGCCTGCTGGGCCGGCTGCTGGGGCAATCGGACCCGGACCGGGCGCACCGGGATCCCGACCCGCGGCGGGAACGGCTCCGCATCCAGGAGACCTGCCTGCAGATCGTTACCGAGCGCGCCGCCCGGCAGCCGGTCCTGATCCTGCTGGAGGATCTGCACTGGGCGGATTCGGGGACTCGCGACCTGGTAAACCGCCTCCCCGACGCGGTTCGCGACCTGCCGGTGCTCGTCCTCGCCTCCAGCCGCTCCGGGGAGGAAGTAACCGCCCCGCGGGACTGGACCTTCCTGGACCTGCCACCCCTCGATGCCCGGACGAGCCGGACCCTCCTGACCGCCCTGGAGAGCGGCACGCCCCTGCCCGATGCGGTGCGGACGCGGATTCTGGAGCGCGCGGAGGGCATCCCCCTGTTCCTGGAGGAATTGATCCGGACCTACCGGGACACCCCGGCCGCCGCGGAGGGCGATTCGCAGATACCCGCCACCCTGCAGGAGCTCCTCTGGGCCCGCCTGGAAGTCCTGGGCCCGGCGAAGCGCATCGCGCAGCTCGCGGCCACCCTGGACCGGGAGTTTTCGGAGGAATGGCTGGCGGCCATAACCACCCTGGACCGGGCAAGCCTGGCGGGCCACCTGCGCCGATTGGTGGAGGCGGGGATCCTGGAGGCCAGCCCCGAGTCGCGGAAGATGGGATACCGCTTCCGGCACGCCCTTTTCCAGCAGGCGGCCTACGAGATCCAGCTCCATCGCGACCGCCGGGCGGCCCACCGGCGGATCGTGGAGGTTCTGCAGGAGCGCTTCCCGGAAACCGCCCGCGAGCGTCCCCAGCTCGTGGCCCGGCACGCCGCCTCCGGCGAGCTTCCGGACACCGCCCTCGAGGCCTGGATACAGGCCGGGTGGCGCGCCCTGGACGAGGCGGCCCACCGGGAGGCGCTGGAGCATTTCGCGGCGGCCGAGGCCCTGGCCGAGCGCACCCCCTGGGATGACACCCGCAAGCAGCGGGAGCTCAGCATGCACCTGGGCGGCGGGCTCGCCTCGCTGGCGCTGCACGGCTACGGATCCGCGGAGGCGGATCGGTCCTTCCGCAGGGCCCTGCGGCTCCTGCGTCCGGGCACGGACGAGTGCTCCCGCTTCCAGATCCTGTGGGGGCTATGGCTGGGCGCCAGCTCGCACTCCGGCTACGAGGAGGCCAAGATCCTGAGCGGCCACCTGCTGGAGATCGCCGAGCGCCTGCAGGAGCCCGCCCTGCGAACCACCGCCCATCTGGCCGCCGGAAACACCCGATTCATGACGGGTGCCCCGGAGCAGGCCCTTACCCATCTGGACACGGCCGTGGCCGCCTATCGTCCCGAGGACCACGATTTCCTGGTGCGCTCCTTCGGGGAGAATCCCGCCATCACCGGCTATGCTTTCCGGAGCTGGCCCCAGTCCCTGCTGGGCCATACGGCCGCGGCGGCCGAGACCATGAACGTGGCGATTGACCGGGCCCGGGAAGTGGATCATCCCCCCACCCTGGCCTTCGTCCTAACCTTCGCCGCCATGGGGGCCTTTTTCCTGCGCGACGGCGAGACGGCCGGGGAATGGGCGGAGGAAGTCCTGCAGCTCGCCGAACGCTACCGGTTCCGCCTCTGGGAGGCCTCCGGGTCCGCGCTGTACGGGTGGGCGCGGGTGGCGCGGGGCCACGCGGACGGCATGGCACCGCTGGAGCGCAGCCTGGAGGGCATGCGCAAGGCCATGTCGGGAGCGGGCACGGCCTTCCTGGCCCTGCTGGGTGACGCCCATCTACGGCTGGGCAACCGCGAGCCGGCGATCCGCGCCTTCGAGGAGGCACAGGCCACCATAGGGCGGGTGGGGGATGTCTTCTACAAGCCGGAGATCCTGCGCATGCGGGGCCGACTCGCCGAGGACACGCCCTGGCGTGCCGGGGCACTTTTCCGGGAGGCCGCCGCCCTGGCGCGCGCGCAGGGGGCGCTCCTCTGGGAGCTGCGCGCGGCCACCGAGCTGGCGCGCCTGGATGGGCCGGAGAACGGGGCGCGACTGGCGGAGACCCTCGGTCGCTTTCCGGACGGAGCGGCGGGACCGGATGTCCGGGAGGCACGGCGTCTCATGGCGGACCGGGTCGGTTCGGAGCCATGA
- a CDS encoding HU family DNA-binding protein → MSKEVWNKADLVDALRRKRPELSKQEVKALVEDLMDTVMDVVAQGGQVRLSGFGKFEAVDRAPRTGRNPHTGEEVPIPATSVPQFKPGKLFREGVEER, encoded by the coding sequence ATGAGCAAGGAAGTATGGAACAAGGCCGATCTCGTTGACGCACTCCGCCGCAAGCGGCCCGAGCTCTCGAAGCAGGAGGTCAAGGCCCTCGTGGAGGACTTGATGGATACCGTCATGGACGTGGTGGCCCAGGGTGGCCAGGTCCGGCTATCCGGATTCGGCAAGTTCGAGGCCGTGGACCGCGCGCCGCGTACCGGACGCAATCCGCACACTGGGGAGGAGGTGCCCATTCCGGCCACCAGCGTGCCGCAGTTCAAGCCCGGCAAGCTCTTCCGGGAAGGCGTGGAGGAGCGTTAG
- the lexA gene encoding transcriptional repressor LexA, with amino-acid sequence MTPRQREILDLIRAAVARDGVAPTLEELARDAGVASKATVHKHLAALEAAGRLRSHPGRARGLELTDEGAGGLVTVPLLGRVAAGRPIDAVEEPETIQIPEAFRGSGATYVLQVHGDSMAEDGILHGDWVIVERRDTAEDGEVVVALVDGGEVTLKRIHHHGGTVVLAPANAAYAPLEYDPGRVWVRGVVIGQMRSYRKR; translated from the coding sequence ATGACGCCACGCCAGCGGGAGATCCTGGACCTGATTCGCGCCGCCGTCGCCCGCGACGGGGTGGCGCCCACCCTGGAGGAGCTGGCCCGAGACGCCGGGGTCGCCTCCAAGGCCACGGTACACAAGCACCTTGCCGCCCTGGAGGCGGCGGGACGCCTGCGCAGTCATCCGGGCCGGGCACGGGGCCTGGAGCTGACGGATGAGGGGGCCGGCGGTCTGGTCACGGTGCCACTGCTGGGCCGCGTGGCCGCGGGTCGGCCCATCGACGCCGTGGAGGAGCCGGAGACGATCCAGATCCCCGAGGCCTTCCGCGGCAGCGGCGCCACCTATGTCCTCCAGGTGCACGGGGATTCCATGGCCGAGGACGGTATCCTCCACGGCGACTGGGTGATCGTGGAGCGCCGCGATACCGCCGAGGACGGTGAGGTGGTGGTGGCCCTGGTGGACGGTGGAGAGGTCACGCTCAAGCGCATTCACCACCACGGCGGGACCGTGGTGCTGGCGCCTGCCAATGCCGCCTATGCTCCGCTGGAGTACGACCCCGGGCGGGTTTGGGTGCGCGGCGTGGTAATCGGCCAGATGCGCTCCTACCGCAAGCGCTAA
- a CDS encoding DNA polymerase Y family protein has translation MHAARDVASVVLSDLPVALVRRADPALQGRPVAVARGATVVAVSAEAHAEGVGPGTPVSRARHRAVVRPLDPEAVARVRAEVGAVLNRYTPRVESAGGGAWYLDLSGTRRYFRKPPVDLLSEASLVLREELRLPTRAAMSSGKAVARMTAALGDERVTRILPGAEPSFVRGFPVSVLPGLGAVQRSRLERLGLYRLGDLATVPLPRLEGVFGASGRLWGQWSRGLDPRPVAGWAEEADIDQWYLSLPLSPQEQSLTAAGPALLGAAERLGRALRDRAERAGRLRLTVVHRDGVERARSARLEPTDRDFELFEAASALLRAIWERRVAVRRVTVAVSERISGGQGELFPADARMDRLLRGLDAVRDRFGAYAVQWGRRLDGGT, from the coding sequence ATGCATGCCGCCCGCGATGTCGCTTCCGTGGTCCTATCCGATCTGCCGGTGGCTCTGGTCCGCCGCGCCGACCCCGCCCTGCAAGGCCGTCCGGTGGCCGTGGCGCGCGGCGCCACGGTGGTGGCGGTATCGGCGGAGGCCCACGCCGAGGGGGTGGGTCCCGGTACGCCCGTATCACGGGCGCGGCACCGGGCGGTCGTGCGCCCGCTGGACCCGGAGGCCGTGGCCCGCGTCCGCGCCGAGGTAGGGGCCGTGCTCAACCGCTATACCCCACGGGTGGAGAGCGCGGGCGGTGGTGCTTGGTATCTCGACCTTTCCGGGACCCGCCGCTATTTCCGTAAACCGCCGGTGGACCTGCTCAGCGAAGCGTCCCTGGTATTGCGCGAGGAGCTGCGACTGCCGACGCGGGCCGCCATGTCCTCGGGCAAGGCGGTGGCGCGCATGACCGCGGCGCTGGGCGACGAGCGCGTGACGCGCATCCTGCCGGGCGCCGAGCCCAGCTTCGTGCGCGGTTTCCCGGTGTCCGTGCTTCCGGGCCTGGGCGCCGTGCAGCGGTCGCGTCTGGAGCGGCTGGGGCTGTACCGGCTCGGCGATCTGGCCACGGTGCCCCTGCCGCGTCTGGAAGGGGTGTTCGGCGCCAGCGGACGGCTGTGGGGGCAGTGGAGCCGGGGGCTGGACCCGCGCCCGGTGGCCGGCTGGGCGGAAGAGGCCGATATCGATCAGTGGTACCTGAGCCTGCCGTTGTCGCCGCAGGAGCAGTCGCTGACCGCGGCGGGCCCGGCGCTTCTGGGTGCCGCCGAACGCCTGGGCCGCGCGCTCCGGGACCGTGCAGAGCGGGCCGGGCGGCTGCGTCTGACCGTGGTCCACCGCGATGGCGTGGAACGCGCCCGTAGTGCCCGGCTGGAGCCCACGGATCGCGATTTCGAGCTCTTCGAGGCCGCGAGCGCCTTGCTGCGGGCGATCTGGGAGCGGCGCGTGGCCGTGCGCCGGGTAACCGTGGCGGTGTCGGAGCGCATCAGCGGTGGCCAGGGCGAGCTGTTCCCCGCCGATGCGCGCATGGACCGCCTGTTGCGCGGCCTCGACGCAGTGCGCGACCGCTTCGGCGCGTACGCCGTGCAGTGGGGACGACGGTTGGACGGCGGTACCTGA
- a CDS encoding GxxExxY protein, producing MAFGALSDRVLGAAREVHRRLGPGLLESAYAQCLAHELSRAGLAFERQHPLPLAYKDLRVDCGYRVDLLVEEALIVELESTAETETEPALEARLLTYLRLAGVGEGLLINFNVPVLKFGVRRVTA from the coding sequence ATGGCTTTCGGTGCGCTATCCGACCGGGTGCTGGGCGCGGCCCGGGAGGTCCATCGCCGGCTCGGACCGGGTCTGCTGGAGTCCGCCTATGCGCAGTGCCTCGCCCACGAGCTGAGCCGCGCGGGGCTGGCCTTCGAGCGCCAGCATCCCCTGCCGCTGGCCTACAAGGACCTCCGAGTGGACTGCGGTTACCGGGTGGATCTGCTGGTGGAGGAAGCCCTGATCGTCGAGCTGGAGAGCACGGCGGAGACGGAAACGGAGCCGGCGCTCGAGGCGCGGCTGCTTACCTACCTGAGGCTCGCCGGCGTGGGGGAGGGGCTGCTCATCAACTTCAACGTGCCGGTGCTGAAGTTCGGCGTGCGGCGGGTGACCGCGTGA
- a CDS encoding DNA polymerase III subunit alpha, giving the protein MRAVHLCAHSHYSFRYGIDSPQALADAAAARGIDAIALTDVEGLYGAVDFYRAALAAEIKPLLGARLADGERDPGCVVLARDRSGYRALCRLLSARRLGGEWRAIAREAAGHLFFLAGSRAWVDRLDCAPLRAARALFVRRVPADLCRNREERAARERLARYARHRRLPLAAALEAAFLDPEAFEAHRVAVAMRAGTTIARLDPALHAPEQAWLRDAEHLRAAYVDDREALENALHIAGACADRVLDGMLDRLCFPPFPLASGEDAAGYLRRLCRSGLRRRYGEVVPLEAQRRLQRELAVITDMGYATYFLVVRDIVEAAEARGIPTLGRGSVANSIVAYVLRITHVEPVAHGLFFERFLNPERRDPPDIDLDFPWDRRDEMVDYVYARYGAERVAMVGAFTTFESRGLVQEIGAALGFGREELAEVSRRLPRVPLHRLPQALGEHPAGIELHPDREPLATVLRVGAYLDGNPKGLGTHPCGLVIAPDRVDARVPVERSPKGLVTTQYAMYPAEALGLIKIDLLGNRSLTALLDTVAAVRAGRGEAVDFDALDPAEDPATRDLVARGATMGCFYIESPSMRQVQARLDCRDFETLVAASSIIRPGVSHSGVMERFIRRHRGEERVEYAHPALREVLDTTCGVMIYQEDVIRTVGVVAGMSLGEADDLRRCMSKKRDWNAMETYRARFAEGARERGVTEETIEQLWTEIESFAGYAFCKAHSASFALLSFQVAYLKAHFPAEFLAAVLANGGGYYGPQAYVDEAKRLGVAVRPPHVNGSTAAPRAEPDPEGRGGWAIRLGLDRVRDLTGEAAAALAAERGRNGAFADLEDLIRRVPVLDRAGLEALVGCGALDGLGSSRRALFWTLEGRGCGHGRATGTGDLFPAVPQDPEPAPVAAESAEERLRWELAYLGLTASDHPLVLFRHRLAPWRQGMVAAARLADHHGRRVRMAGWQVTRKSARTRAGDRPMCFLTLEDRTGLGECVLFPDAYATYGGLLHGFGPFVTEGVVRLEQGVATLEVDWLRAV; this is encoded by the coding sequence ATGCGCGCCGTCCATCTCTGCGCCCACTCCCATTACTCTTTCCGCTACGGCATCGACAGTCCGCAGGCCCTGGCGGACGCCGCCGCCGCGCGCGGCATCGACGCGATCGCCCTCACCGACGTGGAGGGCCTGTACGGCGCCGTGGATTTCTACCGGGCGGCGCTGGCGGCAGAGATCAAGCCCCTGCTGGGTGCGCGGCTGGCGGACGGCGAGCGGGACCCCGGCTGCGTGGTCCTGGCCCGGGACCGCTCCGGCTACCGGGCCCTGTGCCGGCTGCTGAGCGCCCGCCGGCTGGGCGGGGAATGGCGCGCCATCGCCCGGGAGGCGGCGGGGCACCTGTTCTTCCTCGCCGGCAGCCGCGCCTGGGTGGACCGCCTGGACTGCGCGCCGCTGCGTGCCGCGCGGGCCCTGTTCGTGCGCCGGGTACCCGCGGACCTGTGCCGTAATCGGGAAGAGCGCGCGGCGCGTGAGCGGTTGGCCCGCTACGCCCGCCATAGGCGCCTGCCCCTGGCGGCGGCCCTGGAGGCGGCATTCCTCGATCCCGAGGCCTTCGAGGCCCACCGGGTGGCGGTTGCCATGCGTGCCGGCACCACCATCGCCCGCCTGGATCCGGCACTGCATGCCCCCGAGCAGGCTTGGCTGCGCGACGCCGAGCATCTGCGCGCCGCCTACGTCGACGACCGCGAGGCGCTGGAAAACGCGCTCCACATAGCCGGCGCCTGCGCCGATCGGGTACTCGACGGGATGCTGGATCGCCTGTGCTTCCCGCCTTTTCCGCTGGCGTCCGGCGAGGACGCCGCCGGGTATTTGCGCCGCCTGTGCCGGAGCGGCCTGCGCCGGCGCTACGGCGAGGTGGTGCCCCTGGAGGCGCAGCGCCGCCTGCAGCGCGAGCTGGCCGTGATCACGGATATGGGCTACGCCACCTATTTCCTGGTGGTCCGTGACATCGTGGAGGCCGCCGAGGCGCGCGGTATCCCCACCCTGGGGCGGGGCTCGGTGGCCAACTCCATCGTTGCCTACGTTCTGCGCATCACCCACGTGGAGCCGGTGGCGCACGGCCTGTTCTTCGAGCGCTTCCTGAACCCCGAGCGCCGCGACCCTCCGGACATCGACCTGGACTTCCCCTGGGACCGCCGCGACGAGATGGTGGACTACGTCTACGCGCGCTACGGCGCCGAGCGGGTGGCCATGGTAGGTGCCTTCACCACCTTCGAATCGCGTGGTCTGGTGCAGGAGATCGGCGCGGCATTGGGCTTCGGCCGCGAGGAGCTGGCGGAGGTCTCCAGGCGCCTGCCGCGGGTGCCGCTGCATCGGCTGCCGCAGGCCCTGGGGGAGCATCCTGCCGGGATCGAGCTGCACCCGGACCGGGAGCCGCTGGCCACCGTGCTGCGCGTGGGAGCCTACCTGGACGGCAATCCCAAGGGTTTGGGCACCCATCCCTGCGGGCTGGTGATCGCGCCCGACAGGGTGGACGCCCGGGTGCCGGTGGAGCGCAGCCCCAAGGGCTTGGTAACCACCCAGTACGCCATGTATCCCGCCGAGGCGCTGGGCCTGATCAAGATCGATTTGCTCGGTAACCGCTCCCTCACGGCGCTGCTGGATACAGTGGCCGCGGTGCGCGCCGGACGCGGCGAGGCGGTGGACTTCGATGCCCTCGACCCCGCGGAAGACCCGGCCACCCGGGATCTGGTGGCGCGCGGCGCCACCATGGGCTGCTTCTACATCGAGTCGCCCTCCATGCGCCAAGTGCAGGCGCGCCTTGACTGCCGCGACTTCGAGACCCTGGTGGCCGCCTCCTCCATCATCCGGCCCGGTGTCTCCCATTCCGGGGTCATGGAGCGCTTCATCCGCCGCCATCGCGGGGAGGAGCGAGTGGAGTACGCCCACCCCGCCCTGCGGGAGGTGCTCGACACCACCTGCGGCGTGATGATCTACCAGGAGGACGTCATCCGGACTGTGGGGGTGGTCGCCGGCATGTCCCTGGGCGAGGCCGACGATCTGCGCCGCTGCATGTCCAAGAAGCGCGACTGGAATGCCATGGAGACCTACCGGGCGCGCTTTGCGGAGGGCGCCCGCGAGCGCGGCGTTACGGAGGAGACCATCGAGCAGCTATGGACGGAGATCGAGAGCTTCGCCGGCTATGCCTTCTGCAAGGCCCACTCTGCCAGCTTCGCCCTGCTCTCCTTCCAGGTGGCTTACCTCAAGGCGCACTTCCCGGCGGAGTTTCTGGCCGCAGTGCTCGCCAACGGGGGCGGCTACTACGGTCCGCAGGCTTATGTGGACGAGGCCAAGCGCCTCGGCGTGGCGGTGCGCCCGCCACACGTGAACGGCAGCACCGCGGCACCGCGCGCCGAGCCGGATCCGGAGGGCCGGGGCGGCTGGGCCATCCGCCTCGGTCTGGACCGGGTGCGCGATCTGACCGGCGAGGCGGCCGCGGCCCTGGCGGCGGAGCGGGGGCGGAACGGCGCCTTCGCCGATCTGGAGGACCTCATCCGCCGAGTGCCGGTGCTGGACCGGGCCGGGCTGGAGGCGCTGGTGGGCTGCGGCGCGCTCGACGGCCTGGGGTCGAGCCGCCGGGCGCTGTTCTGGACGCTGGAGGGCCGGGGGTGCGGCCACGGCCGGGCCACCGGCACCGGTGACCTGTTTCCCGCGGTTCCGCAGGATCCGGAGCCGGCGCCGGTGGCCGCCGAGAGCGCGGAGGAGCGCCTGCGCTGGGAGCTGGCCTACCTGGGGCTCACGGCCTCCGACCATCCCCTGGTCCTGTTCCGGCACCGCCTGGCGCCATGGCGCCAGGGCATGGTGGCGGCGGCGCGCCTAGCGGACCACCATGGCCGCCGGGTGCGGATGGCCGGCTGGCAGGTAACGCGGAAGTCCGCCCGCACACGCGCCGGGGATCGCCCCATGTGCTTCCTGACCCTGGAGGACCGCACCGGGCTCGGCGAATGCGTGCTGTTCCCCGACGCCTACGCCACCTACGGCGGCCTGCTGCACGGATTCGGGCCCTTTGTGACCGAGGGGGTGGTGCGCCTGGAGCAGGGAGTGGCGACCCTGGAGGTGGATTGGCTGCGGGCGGTTTAG
- a CDS encoding diguanylate cyclase domain-containing protein, translating to MTWIDVTTLKERERALELQWRESEYYAYRDGLTGLPNRQLVEDRLSRSCTQARRQEGVVAVMFLDLDGFKPINDTYGHATGDRVLQAVAERLLHSFREEDTVGRMGGDEFVGIFELDTKRSRTAAIRIATVLLETVLREIPVQGRRVSLSGSVGIALCPWDGVGVEKVLECADRALYRAKAQGGNTYMFWDGTATELLGDPY from the coding sequence TTGACCTGGATTGACGTCACGACCTTGAAGGAAAGGGAGCGGGCACTGGAGCTGCAATGGCGGGAGAGCGAGTACTACGCCTATCGGGACGGCCTTACCGGGCTGCCTAATCGGCAACTGGTGGAGGACCGATTGAGCCGGAGCTGTACCCAGGCCCGGCGCCAGGAGGGCGTGGTGGCGGTAATGTTCCTGGACCTGGACGGGTTCAAGCCGATCAATGATACCTATGGGCACGCGACGGGAGACCGGGTCCTGCAGGCGGTGGCGGAGCGCCTTCTCCATTCCTTTCGGGAGGAGGACACGGTGGGGCGCATGGGCGGAGACGAGTTTGTGGGAATCTTCGAGCTCGATACCAAGCGGTCCCGGACCGCCGCAATCCGGATTGCTACCGTGCTCCTGGAGACGGTGCTTCGCGAGATCCCCGTGCAGGGGCGCCGGGTTTCGTTAAGCGGCAGCGTGGGCATTGCCCTGTGTCCATGGGATGGCGTCGGCGTCGAGAAGGTGCTCGAGTGCGCCGATCGCGCCTTGTACCGGGCCAAGGCCCAGGGAGGCAATACGTATATGTTCTGGGACGGGACAGCCACCGAGCTCCTGGGTGACCCGTACTGA